From the Pyrenophora tritici-repentis strain M4 chromosome 5, whole genome shotgun sequence genome, the window ACGAAAGCTCTAGTGAAGAGGAAGACGATGAAGACACCGAGATGGAGGAACAGGAGGGGCAGGATGGCGTTGTAAACCTACGCGCGAATAGAGGCAAGAAGCCAGTAATGAGACTGGGGAATGAGGATCTAGGGCCAGACATTCGCGACTTCCTAAAAGATTTCCTGCCACAGCTCAAGGCAGCGAATGAGGAGTTGGAGGCACAGAAGAAGGCAGGCACGCTAAAGAGTCTAGATGCCGGACTAGAGGAAGAGGGCGAGCCGTATATTGAGATGGTGAGTAGCATTGTGCATTTATGAGGATACTACTGATCATCCATCTAGAATCTCGGTCTCGGCGTACTAGAAGAAAAAGACCCCAATGCGAACAGCGATTCAGACAGCGCGAGCGATACAGAAGACGGCGACGACACGGAAAAAGACGTAATGAGCAAGCTATTGGGCCgtgagaagaagaagcaagATCCTGCGGCTATCGAGGTGGTTCGGGACACGACTTTATAAGGATTGAGTCGTGGTGGGAGGGCAGAAGCTGGAAACTGCATCTACAATATGCAGGGGGTTATGTGGATACTCGCGCCTTCTGATCCATCGCAACTTCCCCATTACAGCCCTGGTCCAAAAACACCACATACAATTTGAATCCCGCTTACTCCACTCCACGCCAGCCTTCCCTACGCCGCATGTCCAATTCCTCCCTTCGCCCACGTTGCATCCGCATTCTCATGGATCCTGGGCACTTCGATATACTCCCTCACCTCCTTCTTCCTCTTGTAGTCACTTGCAAACCTCTGATCCCTCTCCGCCAACCTCTTCTCGAAATCCGGCATCTGATCAGCAGCCGTATAACTCGTCATCAACTGTGGCGGCCCCAACGGTAACTTGTCCCCGCGATCCGTCTGCCACAAGTGGTAGATCTTACCATATAGTTCGACGACCTCTTCCATCTCCCTGTTCTCAGCAACTTCCCACGCGGCTTCCGGAACGCCAGTGGGCCGTGGCATAATCAGCATTCCAGACTTTACCTCGAAGACGTGTGAGTGCCAGAGCTTTTGCTCTTCGGCCTCGAGTGTTGAGTAGAGTTTTGGTGAGATCATGTATTCTTTGGGTTGGGTTAGCTGGGGGTTATGATACAGGAAAAGAGTGGATTATCTTACCAATGCCAATGATTCGTGCACCCGGCTCGGGCGAGTCATAGAGGATACATTGCCGGACTTCGTCGTTTAGATGGGCACAGTAGTGGTTTGCTTCTACGGCAGCACGTTTTGGCTCGTGGGCGTATGCGTGGAAGGCGTTGAGGTGGGCGCATACGCGTTTGACTGGAGCGAAGTTCTACAGATGGTTAGTAGTGCCACTTTAGAAGAATTAATAGAAATACTTGAGTTATTCCGGCGCCTGCTTCGAGTGCACTGTTGTATGTGCTTTCTGGCTCACCGGCCGTCTTGTTGCTCACGGGGATTGCATCCATTGTCTTCGTTTCTGGTGGTGGTTGATTGTGTGTAGTTGATGAAGTTGAAATATGAACTCGCAGCTTTTTGAATTGATACCCGTTTCCTGATATTTCTCATATGAAAGAAAGTAAAGTCGAATGACCTTGTCAAATAATTGACCGGGGTTGACGTCATGATGATACCTCATTGGGTAACAGCGGGTCCTGCACCTACCGTTGCTTGTCGTCAAGTCTTCTGCGTCTATTGAACATACATTCTTTGCTTAATTATGAATTAATACATTGAGATAATATAGTAGGACGCAAGCGGTGAGTATACTCTCTAGCAAACTCAAACCTCAACAACCTTTTTACTTCCCATTACAACGCTCAATCTCCCCTACACCTCTTCAAATAAAAAGCTCCCCATACCCATCTCCCTCCCCTTGCTCAACATCCGCCCTCATCGGCGTCTCAAACTGCACCCCATTCTGCGCCTCCCCCAGCGTAACTGGCAACTCCATCTCCCTCCAAATCCCCTGTATCCTCCTCGCACTCTCCAAAAACCTATCCTGCAACCTCTCATACCCGTCCACCGTCAACACCCCATCTTTCTTCCTAAACTCGCCCCCAACCATGACATGTTTGATATCCCCCACATTCGCATGCAACACAACCGCCGCCACGGGATCCGTCCAACCCAGTAAACTGGGCGCCCGCCCATTCCACACCAGTAAATCCGCCTTTGCGCCAGCACACAAGACACCGATGTCTGAGCGTCGCAGTGCTAGCGCCCCGTTGCGTGTGGCGAGTAGGAAGGCTTGGGTTGCTGACATGGGGTTCTCCGCTGGAAGCTCGCGGCGGTCGATGACTTCGCGGTAGAAGATTTTTCGGACGGATTGTAGCCACAGGCGCGCTTGCGTTAGGACGTCAGAGGAAAAGGTAAAGTGCGTGTCGATTCCTAGGGCGGATTGGTCGAGAATTAGGTGGCTGTTTGGGTGGAGGTGGCCATAGTGCATTTCAGACTCTGGGGTTGTGGAGATGTAGTGGTTGTGTTGGCGGAGTAGCTGGGCGTCTGTTGGGGTGTGGTAGCTGGCGTGGGCGAAGATGATGGGGATGGATTGGTTGAGGAAGGAGAAGGTGTTGTGCAGGAGAGAGGGGAAGTTTTTGGCACCGTAGACGCCGCCGTTTGCGTGGGTGGTGACGACTGAGACGTTGGATTCGCTGGGTTGGGTTAGTCATCTTTATGGTGCCTGGTGAAGGGGTTAATTACCGTGCTAGATCGAGGATTTTACGTGTTTGGTTCTGTTCGGCGGTGTTGAAACCATCGTAGGAAATTCCTAACCGCGTAGACGAGTTGGAGAAACGTTGGTCGGCAACTAAATCCTGGAAAAGCTCTACCTGGGCATCAAAGGTAAAGTTTGTATAGCTGCCAAAGTTATACGCCCATTCAGTCCTAACACCGCTCTCGAATGTTGCGTCCAGCGCAGCCTTGGAGTGTGCTGCCGACCATGCACAATGAGGAAAGTCTACAATCGTAGTGACGCCGCCGTTCAACGCCTCAAGCATCCCAACAAGCTGACCAATATACACATCCTCGGGCGTAAACAGCCTACTGGCAGGTGAACTCGTGCCATAACGCTCAAAGTACCTCATCAACGTCGTATTAGATCCCAGCGTCTTGAACGCAGTCTGCCAGCTATGCCGATGCGTGTCTATGAAGCCCGTCGATATAATATCGTTTGTCGCATCGACGACGTCCAGATCATGCGGTAAAGTGCCATTATAAGATCCCGAGAAAACGGTGGTTATAGAATCGTCCTCTACCAAGACAGAGCCGTTGCGGAGTATGTCGAGGCGCTGGGCCGATTGATCCCACGCTATAACCGTCCCGCCCGCGAAGAGTGTCGCAGCATCGATGAGGGAGATGAGCGATGTGAGTGCGAGGAGAGATAGGCAAGACGAAGCACGAAGCATTTTGACAAGAATTTTCCACATAGCGACGTGCGACTTCACctggacgacgacgacttaTACGTACTACTCCATCTTTTCTACAAAATTGATATCATACCACGAACAGCGTTTCTTGGCCGACGTGTACGAACAACTCTTCTCCATCGTCCATAACCCACTTCCAACTCCAACTCACACTCGTGACGTCCAGCCAAGCCTCAGCAAACTCATCCATTTCCAGTGGACCCCAATTACCCAATGCCAAGTCCCCCTTCCCTTCTCTACCCGGCGCCTTCCGCTAGGCACCCACCGCGCCTTCCCGCACAGATCATCTCGTACCCATCGCGCCTTCCCACGCTAGCACGGTCCGCTCCTCCCTCGAATACTTAAACAGCAGGCGCCCTCCGGTCGCTCCTGCTTCTTTTCTCTTTTTTTTTTCATACTTACCTTCTTGCGATGACCCAGCTCAAAGATTGGGTTCATCTGACAGTCCCGTCTGCATGGCACAGCGCGGTATGGGATTGTTACGAGCTTCCTTCGGGAATCTCGGCGGGGCAATTTTTGCTGGTCGTTCTGCTATATGCAGGCTCTTTTCATTGATGCTGTCCACTTTGGTGGTGGCTCGAGGAAGAGGTTTTTGTGATGTCTGTTGGGGGTAAGCTAGCTGTTGAGATGTGTGTGGTTGTCGCGTCGCTGCGAGGTACTTGTTCCCATAGTCTCATTGAGTGTAGAAGTAGATAGTAGCTGCCTCTGTTGCTTGTCGTGAGGACGCTGGGAGAGCCTCCTTCTGTTGACGTCATGGCTTGAATATGTTCATATACTTTTTCGTCAGACATTGCCAGAGTGCCATGAAGTTACCGAAGTAATGTGAGTTGGAGCTGCTCAGGTGAAGAGGCTGCTCATGTGTCTAGGCGAGCTCGTCACCTCCGCGGTCGCCGCATGTTGAAGTTTTTACGCATCGTCAACATCACCACATGGCTATCATGTCTTCGACACATGAAGCCAATGCCATTGTTCGAGGCAGTAAGCAGCAGCCACCTTCGCGCAATCTGTTCTCTGTCCCCGCGCCGATTAAGCAGCTTTTTGACCAATTCCCTCTACTCACATACCCCGTCAACGACCTCCCACAACGCGCACCGCAACATCACAATGCACACGTGCTATATGTCTTTACTACAGATAAAGGCGCGATTAGAGGCGCACCATCGTATAACCCAGCGTGCTTGAAATGGCAGGTAAGTCTCAGAATGCTCCCCACGCCCCGCTACTGAAGCTTACAATGTGGCAGGCCTATCTCAAGTTTTCTAAAATCCCTTTTCAAACCGCCTCAGCGAACAACCATGCCTCGCCGAGCGGCTCACTACCCTTTCTGCTTCCCGCGTCTCCAGATCCATACAAGGAGACACAACCTGTACCTTCTGGCAAGCTACAGCGATGGGCCTTGAACAACAGCGAGAGTCCAATAAAAGAGCCAGGAGACTCGCGGTACGAGGCCTACCATAGTCTGCTTGACCATCGGATACGGAGAGCCTGGGTACGCAAACCATGAAAGGCTACTCGACTGTAATTAACACATACCAGCTCTACACCATCTACCTTTCCCAGAACAGCACCACCATCGCCGAGCCTCTCTACATCCTCCCTACCTCGCGCAACTCCTTCGTACGCCTCACAATATCCCGCGAACTGCGTCTAGCAGCCGAGCAAGAACTGCTAAAGTACTCGAGCATAATAAATGACGAAACGCTCTACAACCAAGCAGACGAGGCATTTGCTGCTTTGGAGACGCTGCTAGGAAAGGACAAGTGGTTCTTTGGAGCAGAGACACCGGGCGTCTTCGATGCGAGTGTATTTGCGTACACACATTTGCTGTTGGAGGCACGACTGGGCAAGGGATGGGCGGACACAAGGTTACGGGACGCGCTAATGGCGCGCAAACGCCTGGTCACGCATCGAGATCGGATTCTGGCAGAGTATTTTGCCGACGCGGCTTGAAGGGAGCGGGTACGCAAAGGTTAGATGTGTATAACATGATTGTATGAAGAGAAACGAGCATCACTACAGCGATAATATTACTATTGCGCTGTGGATATCTTATCGAGGCATAATACCAACTTTGCATGGCAATTCATCCTAAGCTTTGTCCAAGGTTGATGGATGCTGGTCATCGCCACTGGCATTTCCTTAGCGCGAGCCCAGAACGCGAACTACCTATGCACATGTGAGTCATGCTACGGGAAGCTGCACGACATGTTTGCCTGAATAGGAAATACTGGATACATGCTCGGCGTACACAGGGCGCGGCGAAAGGTGGAGTTATTGGTTCCTCGTAGCAACGATGTTCAGGCACCCATCCTCATAAATAGCATCCACGGTGCTAATATGTTTCTTGGACTGTCTGAGATCAACAAAGACAGCGTCCTCGTACCTCTTTTCTTCCAAACAGGAATTGAAAACTTCAGAACAAGATACCACGACGAGCACGAGTCAAAATGACACACCCAACATCCGTAAACATGACATTCGACACTTCCCTCATAGACGTCAAACCACCACCTCCCATCTCCAACGAGAACACCTCTTTTACATCGACCACCGCCTCGGACTCCACAATCGACATGGGTCCACCCACCAAACCTGTCCAACACATGCACACACAAGCCGCTTACAACGAATGGGCTTCCATCTACGACACCGACGGCAACATACTCCAAGCAATCGACGACCTGGAACTTTCTTCCCTGCTGCCCGGCTTGCTATCTTCTGTATCCTCCAGCGGTGGCGAGGGGGCAGGACATGAGATTAATATCCTAGATCTGGGGTGTGGTACTGGACGCAATACAGCGAAGTTGCTGCGGTATGATTGGCGTGGTAGTGGAGTGGGGAGGGTGAATGTTGTGGGTTTGGATTTTTCGGAGAAGATGTTGGGGGTTGCGGGGGGGAAGTTGGAGGGGTTGGTTGATGGAAAGGAGGGTAGGGTGACGTTCAGATTGGAGTGTTGTGATTGTTTTCCTACCGCCTCCTCCTCCCCATCCTCCTCACCTCTACCTACCCCGCTACATACCCTCCCCCCCGTTCAACCTAACCATCTCAACCCTCGTCCTCGAACACATCCCCCTAACCGCCTTCTTCGCCACACTCTCCGCCACACTAGCGCCCGGCGGCACGGCGCTCGTCACTAATATGCACGAGGACATGGGCAAAGTTAGTCAAGCGGGGTTTGTGAGAAAGGATGGGGTGAAGGTTAGGGGCACGAGTTGGATTTATGGGATCGAGGGGGTTGTGGAGTGTGCGAGGGGGGTGGGGTTAGAGGTGAGGGATGTGAGGGAGAGGGCGGTGGGGAGGGAGGATGTTGATGGTGCGAGGCTGGGGGAGAGGGGGGAGGAAGTGGGTGGGTGTTAGGGTTTGGGTTGGGTTTGTGTTTGTTAAGAGGGGTGTGTGAGTGATGGGTTGATTGGAAGGGATTCCAGTGATATAGCGTCTTACATAGCTCAGTTGAAAAGAATATGCTGCCTTCCATCCTAAACTCTCATGAAATCATCGTCCATACCCTCACCTATACTGGTCAGATCCACCCAAAACGCCAGCGTACTTACAACTAAGCGTCTCGTACCCTGTGGACTCGACACAGCAGCCTGCATCTCTCACTCACTGCGTGTCCACGCATTGCAATTTTCGAGGAATTGTTGTAGAGCACGGGATAGACGTTGCAGAGGATAGTGTGGGGTCGATGGCGATGTTGTTCCAGGTGGTCCAGTGAGTGGTGGCTAAAACAGTCTGAGATGTCATTTGCATCGGATAGTCAGGCCGTGGCTCCAAAGTCAGATTGGCCCAACACAACCTCGTTACCTCAAAGACCGGTACTTGGTTACGGGACTATCGTGGTGGTCCTACGATCATGCTCGTATACCACGAAGTTTTCCCTTAGTTTGCGGCCTTTTACCCGTCATCTGTCTTTCAGAAATGATTGAAAGGCGGCTAAGCTCGGAAACGAAAGCGAGAGAGTATTCGTACGGCAGCGCATGCCGGATGCGTACATGTCACTGTGGGGAGGATCGGCCTGGGGAGAAAGAAATCTAGGGGCTAGGTCCAGGGATCAATGTTGGTCAGATTGAGCTGCCCTGTGCTGAACTCGGACCATGACGGCATATTTGGTGTCGCTCCTCTCAGAGCCATCTACCGTCCTCTGTGAAACAGTTGAATTCGCATGCGACGAGATTATTACTAAGTGGCTTGTCAATGTAACTTGGTTCTCCTATTTGTCATGGTAATGACTAACGCAACTCCAGCATGTTTATGCTACAGGAGTCGACAAGTCCTTGTCTTGACCTAGAACCTTCTACTCTTGTTGAATCACCCACGGGGAAGTATACCGACTGCCGGCTTACTGGTGTGACCTCACACCTCACATCACAAAGACGGTGAATCACAATTTAAGAGGGGAAGAAATTATTAGACCGCACATGCCCGCCCACCCGACATTGGCTTGGCAGTCAGCGGCGGAAAGAACAAAGTCCAGACTAGCACGTGAAAGAGATATACGAAGATATATACCAGGTAACAAGGAAGGCCTTTGGAAACTGGTAAAGGGTCCATTTAGGTTTTGGAGATCTTTCTCCATTGTCCAACCGCGTCGCAGGCCACGGCTACGACGTCATTTCTCAGGCTTAACGTGTTTAACCAACAAAGCCTTGTGGAGCGAGCTCAAGCTCAGTCTCGCCGCCATTCGTCCTTTTATTCGCCGTTTCTCCACTCGCATTAGAAATAACGTCTGGCGCCATGTACGTGCGGGCCGCCTCCAACCCACACCGCAGTTTTGAGCGCCACGCAGCAGGGCAGTGAAGGGGACGCGTTACAACAGAGAGAGAGTCTGTGGGGTAGCCCGCCAGCCAGGACCGTCAGTCTTGGCTTCCGGCCACGACCGAAGAAACGAATACGAACCGTGGAACCTAACCCCCCTAGGCCCAAGAGCTGCAAATTGCTGTCCTTCGATAGGCTACGTCCGCTATATCTCCTCACGTGTTCCCCTGCCCGCGCCGTGCTGACTGTCGTCTATTAACAAAAGCGTGGGGCCCGGCGCGCTCAAACGCCAAATATTCCGTCGACAAAGAAGCACACATTTccctctgcctctgcctctcctGTTCCTCTTACTCACCACGCAATACTGCCCAAAGCCTGCCCTCCCACGCCCTAACTTTGCCACCCCAAGACTTTTCCGCAGGGAAGAACGTGGCCGGCGTGACTGCGCACCCGCACTGACTTTGCCAAAGCAACATAATCTTATTACTCTTAAGCTGCCCGGTTTCGCACTGCCGCACTACCTTCACCCCCCCACCACTACTGGCGCCGACGCATTAATACTCCCCATTGCCGGCGCTGAACGAGGTTTGCATCCACTGTGTAACCGGTTTAATGGCCCCCATTTCAGACCCCTCACACACATTCCAGAAACTCACTCTCAATACCTCAACGCCGCACAAGCCCGTTGCCTCGACCTTTGCCTCGTTTGCTCCCCTGACCCGTAAAGACTCCCCGCACAATGGCCCCGCCCAGTCGCAGCTAACGGCTGAATTTGCTGCTGCAGAGCCTCGGAAAATCTGCAATGCTCGTAACATTCAGCGTCATGAGCGCCCTGAATCCGACGACGACGGCTCCCTTGCCGTGGGAAGCAGCGGAAGTGACGGCGACTATGTGAACCAATTCAGAGAGCGCACGAAGAGCATCACTTTCAGCAATGAGGTTCGCCTTGACTCGGGTCAGGGTGTCAGCCTGGGCGTACCTGTACCAAAGTCTTTCCGCCAGTCGTCGCAATCGCACTTGCATTCACGTCCCTCCGAAAGCGGAAGCTACTCTGATGCATCGCCGCAAGACTACCTGGAGATGCCCTTCAGTGTACGCAGGCACGTTCCGTACCCTGTAGGCGTGCCCCGCTACCCGCGTATGCCAGTCGCGGTGAATGACCTGGAAGGCGAGTATCGCGACCAGGTTGCCTCGCTGACGTCTGATGCCACGGCATCGCCGCCGCTGGAAGAAGCCCAGACACCGCTGGAGATGCCGTCAGAGTACATGCTTTCACCATTGCATGCTGCTACTTCGCCAATGGAGTTTCCGCTCTTCTCGCCCTCGTCGCGTCGCATTGGACCACCTCGCACCAAGAGCTTTAGATCGGAGATAGGCGAGGATGGTAGTTTGAGGAGGACGAGCCGACGGTCTTCTGCCCGCTCTGGGCGCTCCCTTTCGTCCATGTCACCGGCGGCCTCGTTCCTCGCGCGTTACAAGGCCTCCGAGGCTCCGATCAAAGCCCCTGAGCCAGACGACGAAGGCCAAGGCATTGGCTACGACAGTGAATACATTATCGGAAAGCAGATTGGGTACGGTGGCTTCAGCATTGTCAAGGAAGTCACGAGCATGGAAAACGGCAAGCCCGTTGTGGATGCTGTTAAGATTGTGCGCAAGCTGCAGCAGGACAAGTCTGAATTAGAGAACGAGCAAATTCAGACACAATTCGACCATGAGGTGGAGATATGGCGCTTCCTGCGTCACCCCTATATCCTCCCTCTCCTGAGGGTCTACACCACCGACTATGCTACCTTTTGCATCACCAAGCTGAACAAGGGCGGCACACTGTTTGATCTCGTTCGCGACATTCGCCGCAAGAAGATGAACGGCCTGCCTGCTCACTTGGTGAAGCGTTATGCCTACCAGCTGGCTTCGGCGATGCGTTACCTGCACAATGACGTCCAGGTAGTGCACCGTGACATCAAGCTGGAAAACTGCCTCCTCGACATGACAGTCCCCAACGCCGAGCGCGACGGAGGAGATCTTCTTCTCTGCGACTTCGGAATGGCCGACTTTATTGTTAGCGATCAGCGCGACGGCCCAGAGCCCCACTCAATTGGCGACAATCAGAACATCGGCCCCGCCGAGACCAGCACCTCCATCGCCGGCAGCCTACAGTATGCGGCTCCAGAGCTGTTCAACGCACCCGGTCCTGTCTTCTCCCCGGAGGCGGACATTTGGGCGTTTGGCGTGGTCGTGTACGCGCTGCTTACCGCCACCCTACCTTTCAACGACGGCCTTGACATTAAGACCATAGAGAAGATTCAAAATTGCGATTGGGATCCAGAGCCCATCCGCAACTCCGAAGCTGCCCAGGAAGGCTGCATTGACGACGCCCTTGAACTGGTGAGGGGTTGTCTCGAGATTGATGTTGAGAAGCGCTGGAACGTTCATGACATTCTCGACTGCGCGTGGTTGCACGACTGTGAACAGCGATTCGAGCATGTTGCTCGTCCTTGGATCGTCCAGTCCTGAGGTGATCATGTCTGATTTTGTATGAGTTATACCTGGTGTTGGACTGCATTGCGTTTTTGGATACCCTGTTCGCAGCGCATCCCCTTTATCTCTTTATTTCTCGCTTCATGTCGCAGACTTGGCGTTCGTTTGTGTTCGGCATTCTGTGATCAAGTCACTTCTGTTGGCTTTTTGGATACCCCGCTTTTGTCTTTCCACTCAGACTCAACTTTATTTTTCCTGGCGTTTTGTTCTCATCTTTATTGGTTTCCGGTCAAAGGGCTTATGATCTCATGACATATTGTACTCTACTCTGTTCTTGTGGTGGAAGTTGGCAACCCGAGCTGCTCCTTCCTCTCTTCATGTACATGGGCGACGATGACGATAGGCTTCTAGTATATCAAATCCAGAATGTAATGCCACACTATATGCACGCTATTTTCCCTCATGATCACTGCTCACATGCACCTGTAGATTAAAAACGTGGCCACGTTACCTGGTAATACTACATGGGCATCATGGTTCACACACGCCATGTGCTACTGGATTGCAGCGGTTGTACCTCCGAAAAGAGAAGCTACTGCTTGCTTGGACATGACATGAACGAACTACTGCAGGGATCTACAAGCTTTCCCCGCAGTACGCACCCACTTCTTGAATCGACAGCTGCACTATGTTTTGTGTTTCCTCGCAGCAGTCCTATTGCCCATTCCGCCTCCGGTCAATTGGTGCTAACAAGTGCTTCCATCCGCCGATGCCGGTATCCGTCCAAGTCCAAGGAGTCTTTAGCCTCCACGTCAACTTGTACCCTCGACCGCTGGACACAAGTCCCTCGTCGCTCTTCAACACCAGGCCAATAGTCGTCACGAGGATCGTGAAGTTATCCTAGCGCTTTCCTCATCTCCACACCCACCCTCCACGAAGCAAACCATGTAATTATCCACATCCTTGACGCTGGCAGAGTATGTCCTGCCGCTTTGGGAAAGCCTCATTTGCGGTCGTCTGATCATGTCCCGACCGATGTATGGGAATTTCGAAATGACGCTGGCCAGGTTTGAGCTTACACTTTAGTACTGCCGGGTTTAACACAGATCCTGGTGTGTATGTCAGGTGTTCATTCACCCCTGGTACTTGATGAACTAGTATCGGTTCtaggttgttgttgttgttgttgtccATCTACGATAACCTCCTCCACAAGAGAGCACCTTAACAACAAGACGACAGACCAACGCCATCACTTTCACTTACCGCAACAGCTCCAACAAACAAACATCCTACGATATGCCCACGTACCTCTGTATACCCCAGCCACCAAATATAGTTACTCCCCGACGCCGGCGCAATAAGCCGGATGCCTTTTTCTCCACAACCCGCAACTCAGGGCCCGTGGCTTTAGCGTCAAAGGTCCATTCACAGCCTAGCTGTGTGCTGCACCGGAGTGTAGATCGTTCCTTTCGCCTACCTCCTTTGTTGTGGAGATGCTGGGAAGGTCTGTCACGTTACACCGGTAAAGCAGAGTCTGTTGGGGTAGGTGGGCTGCAATACTCGAGGTGGTACCATGAGACAATCACCACGTGCTTGGCAGTTCTGTGGGGATTGGAGCGACTTCACCCCGCTGATGTGTAGGTGGTAAGAGATGGGGTGGGTGTTTTGGAAACTTGGTGTTCTGAGAGATTGTACATGTTGGTCTCTGTTCCTTTTACTTCCTTTTTTGCAGAAGGAATGTCGTTCGTTTCACTCATGAAAACCAACCCTCGTTCCCTCCCCTTCTTCCTCCTTACACTTATCACGTTATTTTTAGCAGATGTGTTTGCGAACATTTTTCCGGTAAAGCAGTCATGTTTTCCGCGTACATGATTGGATTGGCGTTTTTTCCTAATGTGATAGTGGTGGTGAGTAAAGGAGCTGCCGGTTTGAGGCTAGTGGCAATGGTTGGTTGGCCATTTACCTAGTATGTCTTGGGTGGTCGATACTTTGACCCCTGTATACTTACCCCGTGGGTAACTGCAGTAGAGCGTAGTGTGTGATGTGCTACGCGGTAGGGGTTTGGAAGGTTGGACGATGGCTCGTGGTGAGGGGAGTATATATAGCTGGCTGGGCTGGAAGTGGTGGCATATTGACGTCTTTGCACTGTATCGTGAGTGAAGGAGATATCTTCTTGACTATACGGTGCGGTGCCACGATACCAAACCCGGGATACGTACCGGATCCGAGAGTTGCTTGGCAGGTGATCTTACGCGGGGTTCTTTTGCTTGGGGTTGTCTTATTGGATACCTTGGGTGTCTTTCACCTGGGCCTCGTGACGCTTGTCAGCTTCGGACATCGTCTCCTAGTATATCTACCTCTTGGATCTCCCATCCTTCGATCTCTCCTTGTACCTTTTCTCCTTGGTTCTTTCCTCATTGTTCCTTCCTCCTTGGCCCTTTCCTCCTCGGATATCCTCCCTCGGACCAACACAGTTGCCAAACTACCATTGCCACCTGCAGAATGCATCTATCATTATTGGGTGTATTGGGCGGCTTGCTTCTTACGACAGCTGTGCAAGCCGTCTCTACATTCACTCCGACACGTCCACCGTCCTTGCCGTTGGCTGTAAAGAGTCCCTACCTGAGTACATGGTTCCCTGCCGGCAGCAATGGCGGTAATGGAGGATACCTGCCTGGTCAATGGCCATCTTTCTGGACGTATGTTGAAACCCACCTCTCTGATGAACCAAAACTAACTTATGACAGTGGCCAATGGTTAGGCTGGACCGGCCTGATCAAAGTCGATGGTACCACTTACTTGTGGATGGGGGCACCGAAGGACTTCAACAACAAGGCCAATCAGACTTCGTTCGAGTACACGTCGACCAAGAGTATTTTCACCATGACTGCAGGCAATGTCGAGCTCAAGGTCACGTTTCTATCGCCGCTCACCCCAAAGGACTACAAGCGCCAATCACTAATCTTCTCGTACATGGATATCGAGGTTTCATCACTTGATGGATCTGAGCATGACGTGCAGCTGTACACCGATATCAGTGCAGGTAATTATGTGTTTCAAAACTTGGAAATAACTGGAAACTAATGTACGATAGAGTGGGCGTCTGGTAGTTTAACCGAGGTAGCCCAGTGGGACTTTGGATCCACAGATGGTCTCCTGTATCACAAGGTCTGGAAACAAAACCAACAAACCTT encodes:
- a CDS encoding Utp14 multi-domain protein, giving the protein MSPYLHEAVAHRSKRVRFSNEPSSPSASSESALASTNAADECTTNPSDLGTSDSDSELSESSEEPSSDESSSEEEDDEDTEMEEQEGQDGVVNLRANRGKKPVMRLGNEDLGPDIRDFLKDFLPQLKAANEELEAQKKAGTLKSLDAGLEEEGEPYIEMNLGLGVLEEKDPNANSDSDSASDTEDGDDTEKDVMSKLLGREKKKQDPAAIEVVRDTTL
- a CDS encoding SPS1, Serine/threonine protein kinase, yielding MAPISDPSHTFQKLTLNTSTPHKPVASTFASFAPLTRKDSPHNGPAQSQLTAEFAAAEPRKICNARNIQRHERPESDDDGSLAVGSSGSDGDYVNQFRERTKSITFSNEVRLDSGQGVSLGVPVPKSFRQSSQSHLHSRPSESGSYSDASPQDYLEMPFSVRRHVPYPVGVPRYPRMPVAVNDLEGEYRDQVASLTSDATASPPLEEAQTPLEMPSEYMLSPLHAATSPMEFPLFSPSSRRIGPPRTKSFRSEIGEDGSLRRTSRRSSARSGRSLSSMSPAASFLARYKASEAPIKAPEPDDEGQGIGYDSEYIIGKQIGYGGFSIVKEVTSMENGKPVVDAVKIVRKLQQDKSELENEQIQTQFDHEVEIWRFLRHPYILPLLRVYTTDYATFCITKLNKGGTLFDLVRDIRRKKMNGLPAHLVKRYAYQLASAMRYLHNDVQVVHRDIKLENCLLDMTVPNAERDGGDLLLCDFGMADFIVSDQRDGPEPHSIGDNQNIGPAETSTSIAGSLQYAAPELFNAPGPVFSPEADIWAFGVVVYALLTATLPFNDGLDIKTIEKIQNCDWDPEPIRNSEAAQEGCIDDALELVRGCLEIDVEKRWNVHDILDCAWLHDCEQRFEHVARPWIVQS
- a CDS encoding amidohydrolase family protein — protein: MLRASSCLSLLALTSLISLIDAATLFAGGTVIAWDQSAQRLDILRNGSVLVEDDSITTVFSGSYNGTLPHDLDVVDATNDIISTGFIDTHRHSWQTAFKTLGSNTTLMRYFERYGTSSPASRLFTPEDVYIGQLVGMLEALNGGVTTIVDFPHCAWSAAHSKAALDATFESGVRTEWAYNFGSYTNFTFDAQVELFQDLVADQRFSNSSTRLGISYDGFNTAEQNQTRKILDLARESNVSVVTTHANGGVYGAKNFPSLLHNTFSFLNQSIPIIFAHASYHTPTDAQLLRQHNHYISTTPESEMHYGHLHPNSHLILDQSALGIDTHFTFSSDVLTQARLWLQSVRKIFYREVIDRRELPAENPMSATQAFLLATRNGALALRRSDIGVLCAGAKADLLVWNGRAPSLLGWTDPVAAVVLHANVGDIKHVMVGGEFRKKDGVLTVDGYERLQDRFLESARRIQGIWREMELPVTLGEAQNGVQFETPMRADVEQGEGDGYGELFI
- a CDS encoding DUF1264 domain containing protein, with product MDAIPVSNKTAGEPESTYNSALEAGAGITQNFAPVKRVCAHLNAFHAYAHEPKRAAVEANHYCAHLNDEVRQCILYDSPEPGARIIGIEYMISPKLYSTLEAEEQKLWHSHVFEVKSGMLIMPRPTGVPEAAWEVAENREMEEVVELYGKIYHLWQTDRGDKLPLGPPQLMTSYTAADQMPDFEKRLAERDQRFASDYKRKKEVREYIEVPRIHENADATWAKGGIGHAA
- a CDS encoding DUF2731 domain containing protein; this translates as MSSTHEANAIVRGSKQQPPSRNLFSVPAPIKQLFDQFPLLTYPVNDLPQRAPQHHNAHVLYVFTTDKGAIRGAPSYNPACLKWQAYLKFSKIPFQTASANNHASPSGSLPFLLPASPDPYKETQPVPSGKLQRWALNNSESPIKEPGDSRYEAYHSLLDHRIRRAWLYTIYLSQNSTTIAEPLYILPTSRNSFVRLTISRELRLAAEQELLKYSSIINDETLYNQADEAFAALETLLGKDKWFFGAETPGVFDASVFAYTHLLLEARLGKGWADTRLRDALMARKRLVTHRDRILAEYFADAA